Proteins from one Tetrapisispora phaffii CBS 4417 chromosome 8, complete genome genomic window:
- the TPHA0H02390 gene encoding serine/threonine-protein kinase (similar to Saccharomyces cerevisiae KIN82 (YCR091W) and YNR047W; ancestral locus Anc_6.371), whose amino-acid sequence MKKYGNTKVKTASQNTEDKSSISFSKMIKQSWKKKLPGNSSGDVNNKYKLRYDVETGSRLGDDPKVEALTDNNDYNLYSTTVSINSTKESKDLQTLVPAHTVTQHSLHQGPESLTDSITSAPISNIYYDSNETPDYTTDLSRTATKSMQSSTFNTSGKDQRKQSVSYATMAPPRRTLSHISSKNTYSPISTNLAPSRNSNISDLKQYEELQAQLPNRLFRDRSISDISDGGVAFPCITINFGKECPEPKCERNYDSSDNYSNVSEKFSEENNSKIVNSEDTVRSTNAFHSDINEDSNDIILKRNNEMAPIRSKKLQAKIYHKRFCEIKVGPKSFEKVRLLGQGDIGKVYLVREKKTNKLFALKILSKSEMIKRKKVRRILTEQEILATSDHPFIVTLYHTFQTKTYLYICMEYCMGGEFFRALQTRENKCISENAARFYASEVVAALEYLHLLGFIYRDLKPENILLHKSGHIMLADFDLSIQSQSDSEPVIDSLTNNAYIDTKKISEGFRTNSFVGTEEYIAPEVIRGNGHTTAVDWWTLGILVYEMLYGYSPFKGRNTNETFSNIIKEQVSFQGHDISKTGKDLIKKLLIKNEIKRLGSKQGAADIKSHPFFKNTQWSFLRNREPPLIPILTDEGFELKNSLKAKEKVDKKDDQPKTDFETKAFDGEVSLDEDIPMKDPFSDFSSMTLIKDNYDTAIPYKKCDSYGVIFYKKNKNFLSTTAPKGFFNR is encoded by the coding sequence ATGAAGAAGTATGGGAATACAAAAGTGAAGACTGCTTCACAGAATACAGAGGATAAGTCTAGCATATCTTTCTcgaaaatgataaaacaatcttggaaaaaaaaattgccAGGTAACAGCAGTGGTGATgtgaataataaatataaattgcGATATGATGTAGAAACAGGTAGTCGACTGGGTGATGATCCCAAAGTCGAAGCCTTGACAGATAATAATGACTACAACCTTTATTCTACAACTGTATCAATCAATAGTACTAAAGAATCAAAGGATTTGCAGACATTGGTTCCAGCACATACAGTCACGCAGCATAGTCTGCATCAGGGTCCTGAAAGTTTGACTGACTCAATTACATCAGCTCCCAtttctaatatttattatgaCTCCAATGAGACACCAGATTATACCACAGATCTTAGTAGAACCGCTACAAAAAGTATGCAGAGTTCGACATTTAATACCTCAGGAAAGGACCAAAGAAAACAGTCAGTAAGTTATGCAACTATGGCCCCTCCAAGGCGTACTCTTTCACATATTAGTTCAAAAAATACCTACTCTCCCATTTCAACCAATCTTGCCCCATCTAGAAATAGTAATATATCTGATCTAAAACAATATGAAGAACTGCAAGCTCAATTACCTAATAGATTATTCAGAGACAGGTCTATATCAGATATTTCGGATGGTGGCGTAGCGTTCCCATGTATTACAATTAACTTTGGCAAAGAATGTCCTGAACCAAAATGCGAAAGAAACTATGACAGTAGTGATAACTATTCGAATGTATCAGAAAAATTCTCAGAAGAGAACAACAGCAAGATTGTAAATAGCGAAGACACTGTGCGTTCTACTAATGCGTTTCATTCCGATATCAATGAAGATTCCAATGACATAATACTAAAACGCAATAATGAAATGGCTCCAATTagatcaaaaaaattacaagcgaaaatatatcataaaAGATTTTGCGAAATAAAGGTAGGACcaaaatcttttgaaaaagttAGATTGCTTGGACAAGGTGATATTGGTAAAGTATATCTGGTAcgtgaaaaaaaaacaaataaactTTTTGCATTGAAAATTCTTAGTAAATCTGAGATGATTAAAAGGAAGAAAGTAAGACGAATTTTGACAGAACAAGAAATTCTAGCTACTAGTGATCATCCATTCATTGTAACATTATATCATACTTTTCAAACAAAGacttatttatatatttgtatgGAATATTGCATGGGAGGAGAATTTTTTAGGGCACTTCAAACAAGAGAAAATAAGTGTATTTCTGAAAATGCGGCTCGATTTTATGCAAGTGAGGTTGTAGCAGCATTAgaatatttacatttacTTGGCTTTATATACCGTGATTTAAAACCCGAAAACATTTTATTACATAAGTCGGGTCATATTATGCTGGCTGACTTTGATCTTTCAATACAATCCCAAAGTGATAGCGAACCGGTGATTGATAGTCTAACTAATAATGCATACATTGACACAAAGAAGATATCCGAGGGCTTTAGGACAAATTCATTTGTTGGAACGGAAGAATATATAGCACCTGAAGTTATTAGGGGAAATGGACATACAACTGCTGTTGATTGGTGGACTTTGGGTATATTAGTTTACGAAATGTTATATGGTTATTCTCCATTTAAAGGTAGAAATACAAATGAAACATTtagtaatattataaaagaGCAGGTCTCATTTCAAGGTCATGATATTTCCAAGACAGGGAAAGATCTGATAAAAAAACTGTTGatcaaaaatgaaataaagCGTCTTGGTTCTAAGCAAGGTGCAGCAGATATCAAATCTCATCCCTTTTTCAAGAATACACAATGGTCATTTTTGAGAAATAGAGAGCCTCCACTGATACCAATTCTAACAGATGAAGGttttgaattgaaaaattctttgaaaGCTAAAGAAAAAGTTGACAAGAAAGATGACCAGCCTAAAACTGACTTTGAAACCAAAGCCTTTGACGGTGAAGTCAGTCTTGATGAAGATATTCCCATGAAAGACCCCTTCAGTGATTTTAGTTCAATGACCTTGATTAAAGATAACTATGATACGGCAATCCCGTACAAAAAATGTGACTCTTATGGAgtcattttttataaaaagaataagaaTTTTTTGAGTACAACTGCTCCAAAAGGTTTCTTCAATAGATAA